GAGGAAGGAGCTCAGAGTCGGCAATTCCGCCGACTTCCACATGGATTTGCTGATTTCGTACAGTTTTGCCCTTTGTTGACAGCTAGCTGGTTAGCAGTCCAGCTTCCTGTATGGGTGGAGAAGGGTGGGAATAACTGCTTGCAAGTGCGCAAGCGCTAATGTCGTGTGATTGGTGGTTATTGTCACATGAGACAGCAGCAGGAAGTAAGTTACTGCGTTAATCACATATGTCTATGGTTAATCAAATTCGAATACAGTGAGGAATATCTCTGAACTGCACGATAAGATGCGAATATTAATATTGAAGTCACAGAATAGTCTGTAAATTGAAGACGTCAGTGCAGCCGGATAAATGAGTGTGCGTGCTTTGTGGATTCTTTCTCACGAGAAGGGAGAAAATGTGTCAATACGCTTTACAAGGTATGTTATATGAGTTATAATGGCTCTAATAttccacttcctgtttacaaTAATGTAGAAGACCGTAGCAGCGCTCTAATCTCTGCTGTATGCAGTGTTTTGTAATGTGATTCTTGTGTCTCCCACCCACAGGAGGTTTGCTACTGTGGAGCGCCGTGCAAAGATCCTGGCAGGTTCGTCATATAGAGCAGTCCCAGAAGACAACACTGTGCTGCAGCTCCTGCTCACTGAGTTGGGGCTTTCAGACTCAGACAAGTCCTATGTAGCTCTCAGAGATGATTGCCTTCATCGTCAGCGCCTACCAGCCCTGGAGCTGCGGGTGGACGGTCCTGGAAAGGGATTTCTTTGGCCAGTGTTGGCCATCTCCCACGGGCCTCTTACTCTAGCTTGCCTGCCTTTAGTGGATGTCCCTGCTGAGCCACGGCCACCCCTTGCCAGCTTGCTGTCTGTATCCCAGGGCCTCACACTCTTGGCAGGTCTGCAGACGTTTCTCCTCGGCTCTGGGGGTAAGCCTGATAGCGAGGGGCTGGCCTCTCGCCTGGCGATGCTGCCCTCTGTACTCTTGCAGGTTTGTCCACTTGGCACGCCCCTGGATGTTCCACTACTGGGGGCACCTGCTACACCCACAGTGCCCACTCCTGCGGGGAACCAGAAGCAGCCAGCCTGGAAGACGGGGCTCCACCGTGGTCGAGCTGTGGTGAACGTAGCACTGATAGAAACAGTGCGCTCCATGCAGTATGGTAACCAGAGCAGACAGGACCTGTGGGATGTTTATGGCACTGTGACATGCAAAGTAAGGGCACAGTGTAAAGGAAAGCAAGCAGTGTTTTATCTTTGTTTTGCCTGTTTCCATTGTTTTCcttcattctactttttttGTCCTTCTGTCAACAGTGTGAAGTGGAAGGGGTGCTCCCAAATGTAACAGTGACCCTCACACTGCCACCAAATGGTTCTCCACTACAGGACATCCTGGTCCATCCTTGTGTCACCTCACTGGATTCTAGTATTCTGACTGCCAGCAGTGTAGATAACTGTGATGGCTCAGCTTTCTCTGGGCCATATAAGttccccttctctcctcctctggagCCTTTCAGACTATGCAGCTATACATCTCCGGTATAAAACATACATACTAACATACTTCTAATCCCACACATTAGTGTTAATGTCTCAAGTGATTCCTGCAATTTTTCATTAGGTCCCCGTTCCACCTATCCTTGGTTCGTATCAACTGAGGGAAGAAGAGAACCAGCTGCGTGTGTCAGTAACCCTTAAACTTCATGAGAGTGTGAAGAACAGCTTTGAGTACTGCGAAGCACACCTGCCATTCTTTAACAGGTACGCAGCACAAGGTGTAATCTTTTAGATCTGAACACCTGCCAGTGTTTGTTTCCTGTAGAGGTTTAATGCCTCACAGACACAGTCCATGCTGATATCCGATCAGAAATCAAGGTCATTTACAATTTAGTTTTAGTGTTTACAATATTAAGAAAACTATTTTATGACAAATTAAACCACACCATTCTGTTTGAGAGCCTGATAATTATAAATTCATGTAGTTGGATTAACCAATCTACATAGgtgaaaaatatacatttttattaactgATGTTTGCTAGCTATGCTGGCAAACTAATGTCAAACTAATTCCAGCTGGCAATCAAATGCAAAAGTATCAATGAGATAAAGAgttttttaaaaactgttaaattactaaacatttattatatttataattaaTTATAAACACCACTTATTACACTTTCTTCCATTATTTATAACAGTTTATCACTTTTAATTATAACAGTCTCTTACATGGGCCTTTTTGTAAAATGGAACAGAGCCGTCTTCCATCCTTGGAAAACACCTGCAGTGGTCTCATTACAGtgcactaaataaaataaataaataatgagtcCTCCAACATCCAAGTCATAGTAACTTAGTAACCTAATCTACAAGTCTCAAACTTAACTTCATATGATAAAATACTACTCTCACACAGTTTGCAGAAACATCCCAGAATTCTTTGATTAAAAACCCTTAAACACATCTATTTTATCAGTAGACCATTCTGCTGTCCAGTTCACATTAAATACACTTACAGTACACTGTCGCTTTGGGTTTTCTTGTAGACCAGCGaggataaaacattttaaaaatgacccATCCAGATAAACAGTTCTCCTGTGTCAAATCTGTTTTCATAAGTTGCCTCCCTGTTGCTTGAAGTGGTTGAACTCAACCACCTTAATCAGTATGTTTGCACTAACATCTGCATGTCGGCTCTGCGTCTTGTGCAGGGATCAGATGGGTGTTGTGGATGTAAAGGTGAGCGCCGGACAACTGGACGTTTCAAAGGAGAAGAACCTGTTGGTCTGGGGCCTGGGTAAGCACTGTGCTCCTGAGcatcagtgttaaaaaaaatcactttaaagctgaatatttgaaaaagaaactaaTGAGTAGTTTTTTCCTCACTCATATTTAGGACAAAAGTTCCCTAAATGCCGTGAGGTCACAATGGAGGGCAAGATCAGCTTTTCTGGACCGACACCAGGACCTACTGACCCCCTGTGCACAGAACTTACAGCCTATATCAAAGTAAGTGAATACGTGTGGTGATAATCGGAAGCCTGATTCATGATCCAGTTTGTTTATTTACAGCTAAGGCATGTTGCAGCAATTATTAAATGCATACAGTTGTggtcaaaataatagcagtgtgattttaaaaaagtgaataatgctcaaaatccttagaatagcttttaattccataatatcattgcattgggaacactgcacattcaattccaaatcaaaacatgaccaaaattgatcaagtttgtgttatacctttacagaaaggaATGTTAGGCTgtaatatttgcatttttctttacaaactcaaacatttactgtatgaactgaaaaatgtctcaagggtttgctttactttgaatcactgcactaatatttagttgcataaccattatttctgagaactgcttcacatctgtgttgcatggagtcgaccaacttctggcacctgtgaacagatattccagcccaggaccattgaactacattccacaattcctctgcattactgggttttgcctcagaaacagcatttttgttgtcaccccacaagttttctatgggattgaggtctggggattgggctggccactccataacatcaatcttgttcatctggaaccaagactttgctcgcttactggtgtgttttgggtcattgtcttgttgaaagacccatttcaaaggcatttcctcttcagcataaggcaacatgccctcttcaagtattttgatgtattgaaactgatccatgatccctggtatgcgataaataggcccaacaccacagtatgagaaaccgatgatt
This region of Sander vitreus isolate 19-12246 chromosome 20, sanVit1, whole genome shotgun sequence genomic DNA includes:
- the ap5m1 gene encoding AP-5 complex subunit mu-1 isoform X1; its protein translation is MSVRALWILSHEKGENVSIRFTRRFATVERRAKILAGSSYRAVPEDNTVLQLLLTELGLSDSDKSYVALRDDCLHRQRLPALELRVDGPGKGFLWPVLAISHGPLTLACLPLVDVPAEPRPPLASLLSVSQGLTLLAGLQTFLLGSGGKPDSEGLASRLAMLPSVLLQVCPLGTPLDVPLLGAPATPTVPTPAGNQKQPAWKTGLHRGRAVVNVALIETVRSMQYGNQSRQDLWDVYGTVTCKCEVEGVLPNVTVTLTLPPNGSPLQDILVHPCVTSLDSSILTASSVDNCDGSAFSGPYKFPFSPPLEPFRLCSYTSPVPVPPILGSYQLREEENQLRVSVTLKLHESVKNSFEYCEAHLPFFNRDQMGVVDVKVSAGQLDVSKEKNLLVWGLGQKFPKCREVTMEGKISFSGPTPGPTDPLCTELTAYIKLYFKVPDMTLSGCCVDQHSVQVYSSAKPRIVTSRELQSKEYFIWNSTGTAPVACGQMML
- the ap5m1 gene encoding AP-5 complex subunit mu-1 isoform X2, yielding MSVRALWILSHEKGENVSIRFTRRFATVERRAKILAGSSYRAVPEDNTVLQLLLTELGLSDSDKSYVALRDDCLHRQRLPALELRVDGPGKGFLWPVLAISHGPLTLACLPLVDVPAEPRPPLASLLSVSQGLTLLAGLQTFLLGSGGKPDSEGLASRLAMLPSVLLQVCPLGTPLDVPLLGAPATPTVPTPAGNQKQPAWKTGLHRGRAVVNVALIETVRSMQYGNQSRQDLWDVYGTVTCKCEVEGVLPNVTVTLTLPPNGSPLQDILVHPCVTSLDSSILTASSVDNCDGSAFSGPYKFPFSPPLEPFRLCSYTSPVPVPPILGSYQLREEENQLRVSVTLKLHESVKNSFEYCEAHLPFFNRDQMGVVDVKVSAGQLDVSKEKNLLVWGLGQKFPKCREVTMEGKISFSGPTPGPTDPLCTELTAYIKPENFNPKSTSYGIQQELLQ